The genomic interval ttatgtatatatatacacatataaatcaatataataaAATGTTATAACACATGCTCGACAATAATCCTTGTCTAAGTCTAAACATGTCAGCGAACTTAAATTTTCCATCGGTGAACCACACAGGGGTGGACTTGCGGACAGCTAGCTAGCACTAGATAAGCACAAAGTAATGTGTATAAACATGTGTCAATTGAACTGAAATGGGATTCTTGATAATCTTTTGTTTAATGCTCTGAATGaaatgtgagcaccgatgagatGTGAtgaatatagaaaaattgtgcatccaatgggtgagtgatatCTCATCGGTACTCACAAAGGTGTGCACagtaggtgtgcaggatatcaactatatatatatatatatatatatatatatatatatatatatatatatatatatatatatatatatatatatatgatattcatGTGCGTTGTATGTGTGGAAAACAATTCTCAAATaacacatatattatatatataataaatttaagaGTAATACACAAattctcaaaattttaaaaacacgAAAATCTCAAAATTGAAGGGAAGGGTTTTGATGGGAAGATGATGGCCCGTGAATTTTTGTATTGAATATAAGGTCTAGAGTTTTTAATTGATGGAAAATGAAAgggttttaattttaattaagttaatttaaaatttgaaaaaaatggcGTTTAATCGCGATTAAGCATGTTCAATGACGTTTAATGCACCAAATGTCGACTCTCATTTAATCTCCTTTATCAGAACATTGATTCTCacattttaaaatcttaaacgaAAATAGAAACTTCTTATGCGTGAAAGGTTTAATAAAAAATTGGAAGTATCAGAGATATTTGGTATTTTAAGTCATCTTGATTGCGATGGAAATatagaatttaatttttttttgtattaaaaCACAACAAAATGATAGAATGATTTTtcagagagagagagaagaagaagaatactgagtattaaaataattaatcaactGGAAATCaatatttgagaaaaataatgaAGAAATGTAATGTTAGTTGTGTGTCCGGAGATGAAAAATACACTAAAATATAGAGTATTGGATAACTCAAGGGATATACCGATCACCAAGTGTACGGCATGGGTTTCATTCATAAAATGTTGCACTATACAGCAAGCACAACACAAGAGCAAGTTTTCATGGCGTTGGTTTCCTCCCGCAGAATGAACAGGTAGGAAAATAACTaattcgaaaattttgaaggaaaaaaacaTTAAAACAGAACATCTAGTTCTGATTATCAAGTAGATTGTACAACACCGTTCAGAAGGAAATTTTGCTTAGGACTCGAAAGAAAAGCAAGCCACACGTCGATGATACGAATTCAGAATACAAATAAGGAGCCACTGCAAACCAAGTCAATGAGTTTTTAGTAAATAACTTACTGTACAGGTGACTGACTGTACATGAAATCTCGAGTGTCAGATGAAACAATGCCTGAGCGATTGCGATTTCCATTTTCGGAATAAAAATTTATTCATCTTCTAACTCTACAATCTGTGCCCTCCTTTCAGCTGCTTTCTTCCTGATAAAGATGCCCCACCTCATTGCGGCCTTAATCTTCAGCCAACCCACAAATGCCTTACCAGAACCAGAACGGGTTCGATCCTCGCTATAACTGAAGCTAGTAGATGGTGATGGGGGGGGCATAAGGAGGGAAACTGTATCCATCTTCATTCACATTTATAGAGGCATTGCCTCCCATGTTGAAAAGGCGAATCAAGTCCTGCATTTCTTCGTTTTCTAGCAGTTCATGGCTCTTTAAACGAATTTCATCTTCTGACAAGAAGTCATCGACGCCTTTTTCTCGGTTACTGGACCAGTCTTCGAAAGGATTTATATTAGCTTGGAAGGATGACTGAGGAGGGCCAAGGGCAAGCCCAGCCCGAATATCATATGTGGCGCTTTGGATTTGGTTTGAAAGATTGAGTGACGGGTTGTGCTCAGTGAAGGAGCCTGAAACAAAATTGGAGCGGGAACTGGGAGGATATTTGGTGGTCATGTTGTCATTGTAACCGGAACCTGTATAGATTTCCATTAAATCGAACAAGGTGAATAACAGAACAATACGATCTTGCAAATCTTACCTACTCTAGGCACATAATGCATGTGTCAACAAAGCAGACTATTTTTGGCAATAAAATAGTAAATGTATTTGAGAAAAAGAGGAAACGAACATGCAAGTGAGATGCAAGCCTCGGGATTGTAATCAAAGTAACATAAAAAGggataaataatgaaaattcaaaTTCAGTTGTCCACAAGCATATTATTCGAATCATGGTGCGATTGTTAATTATCCACTGCAAATAAGACATACGGGTTTCTGTATGATGCTAACCTCCAACCAGCATGCTTGGATCCACAAATGAAGGCTCGGAAAGAACTGATACTGGCATTCTTTGTAGTGGAAGCTGACTATTTAAAGAATTTGGGTAATTGACTGGGCCCAAAGGAACATCGTTACGGGACGTGCTTGACTGCTTGATTTGCTTGAAGTTAAGCATGGATTTTCCATCATACTCAACCACTTGATTCCAATTATCATATGCTTTCTTAACCCAGCTGTCCACGTGTACCTACAGGTatgataatattaaaaaattgcataaatAAAATCACCAATTAATGGGACGACGAGGGGTCCATTTTACAAATATACTAATCCGCCATCTTTCTCTTGAAATCCAAAGTGGATAAGGTATTGGACAAAAGCAAAAACACTTTTCAAATCAAACATACAAAACTTGGAGAGTGCACCAACAAGATAATATCCTGAGAAACTATCAAATGCACATAGAAAGAGTATGTACCATGAATACCAGAAAAAGACTGTATATCCCAAGATTTTAAAACTACTCGTACACTTCAAGGAGGCAAACTACAATTTGTAGTTTGGATACCAGCAAAACTGTATTCAAATCAATTTACCACATGAAAAACTTAATGGAAGTAAAAATGACAAAATAGTACAATCATAACCCTAAACGAATCATCATTATGCAGCATGAAGAATTTCAAACACCAATGAACAAAATAGAAGTGAGAAATGTATTGCTAAGGACATTTTAAAGGTTGATGGACAGTAAAAAACAAGAAACACTTATAAACCATGCAACCTCAACTCATTGAAAATTTGCAAACCTTCTGGCTGTCAGAAAGTGAATCTGCTGGATAATATAGATCATCTGTTATGAGGCCGCTCAGCTCGAAGATATTGTTAAAAACAACACCTATACTTCTTCCATCATCGGGATAGTATACATAAAGCTTTCCACTCAAGACACAAGTCTTTGCATGCTCTTGAAGGGCATCCCACATCTTATTTGACATACCACTGCCAAGTATCTGCCAACACCAGATTTTCAATCCAGCTTACAGAAAATCAATTTCTTATAAAGCAACTAACTGCAAACACTTACATTTCTCAACTTTTGGGAGTCCCTCACCATAAGCCGAAGGAAGTCCTCCACAGTAAATATCCCCTCCTTTCTAAGCCTCTTGTGAAATGACCCGTCCTTCCCAATCTTCTCCAATCTCCATACCTCATCGTTCAAAGCAGGTGGGTAATGTTTCTTGTACACTATCAAGAGAAGAGGACACTTCCATAAATATTCAAATACAGCGAGCACACATGGCGTAGTCAAGCCAACTGTGgcctcaaaacatgaaaacatGGTTCAATGAGTGTTTGTAAAGTATAAAACGGAAAACACAAAATGGTTATAGCGATTTAGTTATTAACACTGACTTATAATACAGACCGATATATGATTCCATATAACATGTTTACGCTCGTTCACCTTCTCTTTCGCTGTGTGTTAATCATTACGAAATTTACCTTTTCCTAACATGAAacgaaatttacctttttctaACATGACATATCATATTTCTTACTAATTATTTTTCCCACATCTGTGTTTTACCATAGGTCCATATCAATGTCAACATTCAACGATATTATTAGCtgaaaatgaaatttaaatttccATACATTCTCCTCGGTGATCTTTAACAGTAAAAGCTTCCGTCTTTGCCTCCCGTATGCGAACGGCCTCGCAATATCCTGATGCAACCTTCAAGCCAAGTCTAAACTTCCTGCTTCTTATCCAACTCGAATTATCAGTAAATGTGAGATCTCCAAGAGTTCCGACACCTTCCTTGAGTGTGACCTGCAAATCCCCAGTCAACAGAGGTCTCTTTCCCTCACGCTCTTTCACAACATGACTTTCAAACTCTTCCTCGTTCCAATCCTCATTATCTTCATTATTGAAGTCACCTTCCAGAGTAACTATGTCCAGCTTCACAGAAGATTCAGGTCCAGATGTCACAACATGGCCAGTGTTATGATCGAGTAGTACAACATGGATGGTAGCACCCTGCTCGCCTTCTACTTTACCCCCTGTGAACAGCGGGAGAGAAAGCCTGGACTTAAAGTGAAGCTGCAAGTTTCTACCATCTGGCCCTTCAATTCGTTTCGGTGATGACCTGAACTTTCAATTTCTTAGGACAACTTCTAGAATAAATGAAGCTAGTGTACCGTATCAAGAAAACTATCAGCCGAACGCAAACTAGATGAAAAAATTACGACATGTTCTATGTacactttttatttattttgatcaataaaatgatcaCCATCTTTTGCTACAATGCACGTAATAAAAAAGAGTAAATGAATTTTTCTAAGACGGAGAGTTAACTACATGAATAATTTCCCAATGCATATAGAGGAGGAAACTAGCAAAAGTTTGTAAAATTCCTTAATATATCCAACTTTAAAAGTCTCTTTGCTAAGATGAAAAAAGGAAGGAAAAAAACTAATAATAAGAAAAGCCAAAATAGTCCACTAATTTCACTCAGAACTTTCCTTATAAGAAGTAAAATTTGTTCATAAAGTTACATTAGTAACTAATACCACCACTTGATCTCCTATGCATGACACCAATGTTAGCTCCTATAAGTGGCATAGACAACTAATTTGCGGAAAGGGGTTAAAGACGAGTCGCTCAACTGAATGAGTTTTAAAAACAGCAGCACTCAtagataacaaataataaataattttcaaaaaggttctttgcatgcttggtttatgATTATTCTTGCAAAATTTCATAGTAATGCAAAAAATCAAAGCATGATTAAAACATAGTTCATAGAGCAGAACTTAAATGGACTATAGATAACCAAAAAAGTGAACACTACCAAGCCATTGCAATTTCATTCGTGAGTTGTGAAACAAAATAACTAACCTTCCTTCAATTCTGGCAGGGCCCATCTTGGCCAATGCTCGTTCAATTTCTTCACTAACCTGTCCATGACAAACGTGTGAACAAAGCAAAGTTTTCTCATTAACTCATCAATACTGATATTACGTCAATAAGAAGCAGGTGTCCAACAAAGATTAGTTTCAATGAAGATTCTCTTCACGAACATGCATACTAGGGGGCCCAGATATTTGACTAAAGAAAGTGCAACAATCATTTGCACGACACCTCAATCACAAGTTCATGAAAGTATTGAACATGAGATCTTGCTTCGCTTCATGATTctagaaagaaaaggagacgaAGTGAAGCTCATATGGT from Primulina eburnea isolate SZY01 chromosome 17, ASM2296580v1, whole genome shotgun sequence carries:
- the LOC140818342 gene encoding LOW QUALITY PROTEIN: calmodulin-binding protein 60 D-like (The sequence of the model RefSeq protein was modified relative to this genomic sequence to represent the inferred CDS: deleted 1 base in 1 codon); the encoded protein is MQTRYMERTSSMKARGKRSLEGGGDDEEPEPNRKRPALASVIVEALKVDSLQKLCSSLEPILRRVVSEEIERALAKMGPARIEGRSSPKRIEGPDGRNLQLHFKSRLSLPLFTGGKVEGEQGATIHVVLLDHNTGHVVTSGPESSVKLDIVTLEGDFNNEDNEDWNEEEFESHVVKEREGKRPLLTGDLQVTLKEGVGTLGDLTFTDNSSWIRSRKFRLGLKVASGYCEAVRIREAKTEAFTVKDHRGELYKKHYPPALNDEVWRLEKIGKDGSFHKRLRKEGIFTVEDFLRLMVRDSQKLRNILGSGMSNKMWDALQEHAKTCVLSGKLYVYYPDDGRSIGVVFNNIFELSGLITDDLYYPADSLSDSQKVHVDSWVKKAYDNWNQVVEYDGKSMLNFKQIKQSSTSRNDVPLGPVNYPNSLNSQLPLQRMPVSVLSEPSFVDPSMLVGGSGYNDNMTTKYPPSSRSNFVSGSFTEHNPSLNLSNQIQSATYDIRAGLALGPPQSSFQANINPFEDWSSNREKGVDDFLSEDEIRLKSHELLENEEMQDLIRLFNMGGNASINVNEDGYSFPPYAPPSPSTSFSYSEDRTRSGSGKAFVGWLKIKAAMRWGIFIRKKAAERRAQIVELEDE